In Plectropomus leopardus isolate mb chromosome 21, YSFRI_Pleo_2.0, whole genome shotgun sequence, the DNA window gggagagagaggcccTCCTGGGCTGCCAGCGCCACCAAGTGAGTCACTATATAACATCTTTCCAATGTAGAAACATTGACAAATGTAAATACCTTTGAATACcatcacagacaaaaaaagatccATAATTAAAGCTGCTTTTAGTCTTCTGGGCATTTTCAGGAgggaaataaacaagaaatacagGAGATTCTGTCAGCAGCAGAACTGTCCGGACCATAAGTaattcaaactttttaaattaaaaatatcctAGAAATCATGTGTATTTAATCCACACAGCACAATGCCTGAGTAGATACAAGATGTCTATTCTGCACCCATGGCTCACACTCCCAACCTCAAACACCAGTGGAGAGTCATGATCTTGTTAAACTACTTGCAAAGTTAAAAACTATCAGCCGTCTTTGACCATCATCAGGGTTGCATGTAAAGGCAGATTTCaaatttgtgtcaaaaaataaatggttaacaggaaaaaatactgaaaattttTGCTCCTCATCTAGACAACATAAAGATATCTGTGATTTAATTAGACAAAGACTGATTGATCcataagtgaaaaaaactgGTGTTTCAAAATGCTCTTCTTTCTATTGACAGGTGTAGTTTACATTAGgaaataattcaaattattgtcaaaaaatgcagttttttagaTAGTTCTGAAATTTACCAGACTACTTCTACAATGACATCATAATTCTGAACATCTGTACGAAATGTGGGGATTTATTTAAGGATAATTAGCAGCAGTTTACAGACGTAgttacatcaaaacattttgaggCACTGTGAGCTCAATTTTTGATATTTCTAAAACCTGGATAGATAGACTGTGGAGGACTGTCTGAAGATGCTGTGGAGCTAGTCTGGTGTCAATCAAAGCATTTCTGCTCAATTTGGGCTACACTTGGGTGAAAGTTGCAAAGTGATAGCACGTATGACTAatttaatatgactttttaaaagttttaagcTGTAGATGGTTGGTGTAGTGCCACCACCAGGGATATTATCCCTCATTTTGATTTATGATCTCTGGCATAGGACTTGACCTGTGTGcaaagtttggtttattttcatgCAAGGGAAGACGGATTTCATGGGAGGAATTATAatagggagaagaaaaaaaggatataaaaataaatctatgaaatgtgttttaatgagtgAATATAAAGGCCTAGTTTTATCTTCAGaaggacattttattttggattctCTCTGTACCTCCCAaaatttcatggtgttttttttcctcttaatttaATCACCATCAGGACGAAggaacacagttttttttaaaatatgttggcactttttaatgtttttattattttaactccctcttttgctctgtttttttctgttttagacACATTTCTTCCCAGGGGAGGCTGGGTAAGTTTTTATATGGAGgctttttgtcttaaatttcatttggGGACATGCTTTGCCATCGGACTCACCTTTCAggtcttgtttgtgtgtttgcgtcTTTGTCTTTGCATGTAATCACAGGGGTCAAGAGGCGATCAAGGCATTAAAGGAGAGAAGGGAGACAAGGGGGAGGTAGGGTTTCCTGGGCAACCAGGTATCCCTGGAAGACCAGGACTTGTGGTGAGTCAAGACACCAAGGATACACAGTGTTGTCTTTGTGACAAAATTTGTACCAAAGCGATCAATAACTTCATCCTGACATATTTCAGGGGCCCAAAGGAGAGTCAGTGCTCGGTCCACCAGGCAACCCCGGGGTACCAGGATCACCAGGTATCCCAGGCTATGGCAGACCAGGACCAGTCGGACCTGCTGGGCCACCAGGGCCTCCAGGACCCCCTGGGTCACCCTCAAGATATGCCTCAGGTACAATGAATCAGTCATACAAATGTCGTACAGCCTCAGCAACATTTGATGCTGTATAGAAATAGTCGTCTAAGTTCTAGTAGCTGATGAGATCAAACAACCAGTAATAATAAGCTTGAGTGAAAGGTgctgacatttttgtaattgCAGCTTTGACCATTGCTGGCCCCCCTGGGCCTCCTGGACCACAAGGACCTCCTGGACCTTCGGGTAATGGAGCATCTGTAAgtgaatgtttttcttctggCCATGTTGTTAAAGTGCATATTAATGATACACCGGCATGCTCTGAATGTTTGCATAATAACACACCACGTTGCTGTAAAATCACTAAAACAATATTTCCAGCTATAGGTtcagtttttcttctctttatttgttcatcagctgaaaacatttgcgAGCCGTGAGAGCATGATGCAGCACACAGCCAGAGATGCAGAGGGAACTTTGGCCTTCGTCACAACAACAGGAAGTCTGTTCCTCAAGGTCTCCCAGGGATGGAAAGAGATACAGGTACTGACTTAgacttgttttatatattttggcaGTATTGGGGAGGGTACTTTCAAAGCTACCATTTACTTCACATGTGAAAAAGTTAAACTACAGGTATGGAAATCTAGTTTGGTTAACTAGAGTAACttgaaaatgcagtttaaacTACTTGTAAAAAATGATGAACATATGAtatgaaatcatttaaaaaaaacaaaaaaatgagattaTTGCAAAGAGTGCCCTCTTAAGCCCCcagaattaaataataattgtaaagTACTCCACTATTCATGGGAAATGGCAGGAATATCAGCTttgtataaaatatacattGGTCAGACACTTCAGTCCAGATTACTCAGTTATGACAATAATCAATACTTGGGAGTAATTGTGGTCCAGATTGGTTCAATTACAGTGATGgtagagtaaaaataaaaaatcagttgTTTCCTTTATGGCCCACAATTAATTGTAGTTTTAGTAGATAGctatacaaaaaatgaaatgaactaCTTTAATCACTATGCAAATATGAATGCAGTTGAACTACCTGCAAGCtactgcaaaatgtatttaaactcCTAGTTTAATTACATGTTCTTCTCTGCCCCCCGACACTGTATTTAGGTTTGGCAGATTTGAAATTAAATCACTTGATACTAAACTTGCACTAACATCACTactaaacataatttaaaggcATCTCACGTGCACATAAATGATAGAATAACCTAAAAAATAAGTGCAGCAGCATTCTGTAGCTACAAACATGCCCCAGAGCTGCCcccttttaaaatgatatacaCGTAGGTCAAGGCTTTACTAATGTAGCAAATAAAACGGCATTACAGGAATTTAATTGCTTTCCTATTACGTGGACGTTTTCATGGTTGGTGAAGCATTGAGTGAGTTTCCTGatttccctttgaaacctgtctGAATTCCTTCACTGGAAAATACGTCCTTTCAGGATTGAGTGCTCTCCAGCATCACTACTGCttactgtaaacatgtttgaagGCCAAACACTTTTTCTATTTGAGAAGATGATCAATGTTTAATAAACCAGTATACAGCCGTATTTGATGAAATGCTCTtgaagtgattaaaaaataaaaactactgtgtgtgtgtgtgtgtgtgtgtgtgtgtgtgttgtttttttttaaaatgtaactgaCAAGCTGGTTGTTGGGaagtttttaacatttcactttttttgttccACATTTGATATGTGTAAGGACAACATTAGCCTAAACAtgagttttttgtgttgtgtctccACAGCTTGGCAGTCTGATCTACCTCTCCAATAACATTATTCCACAAGATGAGGTACTTACGGCTCATTTTTATGGCTTTATGTTCAGTAAATGACGCTATTGTGGAATGTTGTATTTCGTTTGCATTATTTATCCATTTAACATCTTTTCAACAACTCACATAGCCTCGAGTTTCATACCAGGTGAGAGGAGACACGATGGAAAGGATACGTTCAGTTAACGAAAGGGTGAGTTTCAATgaggctgttttttgttattcGGATTACTGTAATTATATTGTGTTGACCTTTTCTTTACACACGGCATCTGTTGCACATCTGTCTGCTCGTggagagggatccctcctcagctgctcttcctgaggtttctgcctcttgggggttttggggggtgAGCTTTTCCTCATCTGCTGTGAAGTTCCATGGATGGAGAGACGTCATATCttgtaaagtcctctgaggcaaattgttgGCTTTTGGCACTTTACGCAGGAATGTTGAATACTGAAAATGTACTGTGatgtaaatgaatgaaatgaggCGTTGTTTAACTGTAAAGAATATTAGCCAGAATATTAACTTACCCTGGATCCCTCAGTGGACTAACACCCgtctttgctttctttccatccAGCTCAACCTGGTGGCCTTGAACCAGCCTCACTCAGGCGACATGATGGGGCTCGACATCGCTGACCGGATGTGTTATGAACAAGCCAAAGCGATGGGTTTGGCTCCAAACTATCGAGCCTTCATTTCCTCCCACAGGCAAGACCTGGTCCATGTGGTCTATCCTGGTTTCCGGGACACGCTGCCAGTTACCAACCTCAGAGTGAGTCTGCTTTCCTGCTGGGTTTTTTTGACCATCAACAAACACTAGCTCTTTTTGTCACGCAGAAACTctccacagacaaaaaaaaaaaaaaaaattctggccGTTTCTGACCcaatatgtgtgtttatttaggGAGACGTGTTGTTTAGGAACTGGCGGTCAATTTTTAATGGCGACGGGGGGCCAATGGATGCCAGGATACCCATCTACTCCTTTGATGGCagggatgtttttgcagaccCCTTCTGGTCAGTAGACTTGATTGACTTTCTacttgtttctctctgtctgttgaTGTAATGTTGATGTTTTCTGCCATGTTTATTCATTCTGTCATCTACCTGTCAGGCCTCAGAAGAATATCTGGCACGGCTCCACCAGCAGGGGGCTCCGAGTGGTGGACAAACACTGTGAGACCTGGCGGGCGGACCACATGTCTGTCATGGGCCAGTCATCGAGTCTGACCTCAGGGCTGCTCCTGGGCCAGCAGACGCGAAGCTGCTCCAACCAGTACATCGTTCTTTGCATTGAGACCCACAAAAACTTTTAACCCCCCGTACCACTCCACCAAGGACCCCATCTTGCCCACCGCAAACATTCAACACTTGGGGGAAAAAGATTTGAGTGTCTCTCCAAAAGAAGGACGCCGCTTTCAGCACATCTTTGGTGCTACGTGTAGCATTTTGtgctcttttaaaaaacaagaccaCATTTAACACCCTTTCTAGTACAAAGGGGCTGTTAGTACTTGTTTTTTCCTTCCTATTCTCACATCACTCTGTAATGTTTCTGAAGAGCGAGAAGATTGTTAATAGTCAGTAACAAACTCTTGACAACAGCCAAAATATATCTGGGAAAGTAAGCTAACATGAAGTTGATGCTACGCTGTGAAACTGGAATCATTTTGGGGACTGTTGCAATCCAAATTTGTACCTTAAAGGAGtggtatgtgacattcagagcatatgcATGATTCAGAGGTCTGAGCCGGGATTATCTGTacatggctctcaacatggagatgGCTTAGCCAACAGCgagcagctaacagtgctaacagtgcAAACAGCACCAACAACACTAGGGTGTCCCAAACTTTTTTGTTTAGAGCGGCCTGCTATGGTTAAAACATCTGCCGGCACagatagattttctttttttagagcTGGACAGCTCATAAGGAGTGCTATTAAAATACTGTTCAGTTATGCATCGCACCATACTCTggagtgcagagtgtactctgggcacagatggagcagcagaatgtcaggctCCTGAAAGTCAgacttaactgttcattcttCCGTGTTGAAAAGTTTGCATACATTTGCAAACAGCTGTTCCCCTCATCcgtcgatctgatctgatcagcttttAACGAAGGAACAGATCAATTATCAACCCTGCAAGTCATAAACTGCTgccaggaagaaaaaaaaatgtatggaaaGCTCCGCCTGAGCTGCGTTCACAGATGCACAAAAACCTCctaatttagagaggggacacagagtgatacaaagggacacacgcattgaaaatgaaaacagaaaaaagtttgcTGTCGTCTGGatgtcacatacagctcctttaaattAACATCCGTTAGTGTTGTAAAGCAAGTTTTCCCCTTACATTCAACCTGGTGGCACATAATGTAAAATCAAACATAGAAGCTGAAATAATATTCATGCTAATAATGCTAATATCTCAAAGAGAATGTggtaatgctttttaaatgctttttaaaataacacatgCAGCACCTTAAACTCAAGGAAAGTGGACTCATTTGCAACAAGACACACGTGTTTCACTTTACACACAAAAGGCTTTTCCCCCTCATGTCACCTTTGTGTGTTGACTTTAAAGACATCTCTTTGTTGTTCAAGAGACTGAAGATGCAGCGGCTGGCAGTTTTTACAAATGATAGATTTCCAAAGACTTTTGTGATGGAAGCTTAAAgcttttttcactattttgttTACAGGTTGTCATGAAgagttttaaacatttctgtagACAAGTTTTAAgggcaagaaatttgttttcatagCCAACATCTTCCCTCATCCAACAGTGGGAAGACTAGATGACCAGTGTTTCcaccaaagtctttttttttgatgcactgtattttattttttaaaatatttttttctagttcaacattttcattcttgaacatgttgtttgtgttgtagcTTTTCATACATCTTGGTGATCCCACATCTTAGCAGCTCTTTCTCTCAATAGgctatttaatttaaaattcaatgatttatttataCCGTCACAGCACATAACATGAAAATCAGATGATTAAATTTTAAGAATGTAATTTATCGTTTGTTGTTTGTCAAGTGACTtctcactgatgtttttttgtacttttttttttttaatgtttgtagaTTTCTGGAGAACTTttaacagtcaaaacaaaattccaCATAGTGTAGAGATACAACTGAAGCAAGCTTAATGTTttcatgcaggaaaaaaaagaatactagAAAAAGAAATTTCAAGGGCAAAAGTGAGagcacatgtttttttgtataaatattgGTGCTTTGTTGAATAAAGTCTTCTCTTTTCATaatctcattattttcttctgacTTCAGTGCACAAAATATCTCAAATGCTTTTGAGTATAATAGAACAATTTATAGTTTGTTCCACTGCCCCAAAGTGGCCAAATAAATTGATTGTGGTGCTcatatagaaataataattatattgtgGATATGTTCAAGACGTTTTACAGCTAAAAAGTGAACTTAATTGTTCTGTGGTGAACATGCTAAAGCATTTCCAACAGTCTCAAACCTCTTTTATTATATTCTTTTCTGCTGAAATATGTGTGACAGTTACTGACCAATACATAAACCTATAAAAATGTCTctgtgacatgctaaaattgtccaaaaatataGGCCATGCAAATGAACCAGCTGTGCTCTACTTTGGAGgtaacaaagacacaaatattcagatttattCTTTCTGTCTCAATctgtttcagaaaatgtttactCTGTAGTCTGATATTTTTGCACTATACAActggaaaacattttgtatattttgtaaCTAGTATACTTTTTAGCTTCTGTTATCTTCTGTTAGCCACAAACTGTTGCACTGTACTTTGTGAGTGTCATTGTCCTGTGATTCGTAGATAACTTGATCTTGTGTTAAAGGTTAAAGGTTTTGTAAACAAATTTGGCTCTTCAAATGGATTTTCAGTCCAAAGGTCAGGCAGGTAAGAGGGAAACCATCCAATCAGTTTGAAGCAAGAGTACACAGTAGAGTATAACAGGAATAGTGCTcttactttttgtctttttggttttttatatctgaacattttttaagaggGTTTTTTGGCAACTTGGACATGAAGGCGTTCAAGGTACTTGtatgcatttttacatttaatggcAAATTTTTAGTATGCAAATGCGTATCAaccttttagcattttttttccactattgCACTcttattttggttttgattaGATAAATGGCACCAATTTAACCATGTTAACTACTCTTATATTTCTGCAAAGGTCCTGTTTGTTCTCCTCCTGACGGCCTCAGCAGTGGACAGTCAGTCTTTCCACACCGGCAAATGTCCCCAGCCGTCTGTTCAAGAGGATTTTGACGTGACAAAGGTAAAATACTAATGTCTTTTTTCGTGTGTATTGATTatattggtcatttttgcagTGTTGCCATTCTTGCGTATTTCTGAGTGTATTTATTTGACATTCATATTGGACGAGAAGAGACAGCTGCTAACTTTTATGTTCTTATCTTTTTAGTATATGGGCACTTGGTATGAAATCGAGAAGCTGCCAGCAATGTTTGAAAGAGGAAAATGTAACCAGGCTACGTACACTCTGCTCGCTGATGGGACGGTCCAAGTTTATAATTCAGAGCTGCTGTAAGGACTGAACTGCTGTctttgtaaaaactgttttccaacATATATTCATTCATGCACCCTTCACTCTGCATCTTAACATGTATGGAGGGATTttcatttcttgtaattttcacCTGAAATCCATATTTACACTAGttgtcccttttttatttctctctctgcagatcTGATGGAAAGATAAATTCAATTAAGGGTGTCGCCTCAATTAAAAACTCATCTCAACCTGCTATTCTGGATGTCAGCTTCTTTAAAGGTAAATattgtctgcattttttatttatttatttatttgttaagcACATAATTCCTTTtctattttatactatttatgTCTGTGTCCAGGTCTTCCACACAGTCCATACTGGGTGCTCTCCACAGACTACCAGTCGTTTGCTCTGGTGTACTCTTGCATTGACTACTATGGCCTTTTCCATGTTGATTTTGCCTGGATCCTGGCTCGCGCTCGGGCATTAACTGAGGACGTCATTGGCCAGTTACATAATGAGCTGACCGCTGCTGGTGTCAACACAAACCGCCTCACAGTCAGTAATCAGACTGGATGTGATGTCATGACCAAAGGTACGAtcagccaaattaaaaaaaaaaagaggaacaatGTTACAGCAATATAGCAATGTTGAATATATATCAGACTTAGTGTTGTGAggttaaacattaaaattaaaataaaccaaTCTTTCCGCTGTTGTTCTATAGCAATATGTATAGACATAACCATATTCTTACAGTGCTATAAAATATATAAGCAAAAGAATATGACATAGTTCATGACCATTATGTTCACCCAAGATtggctaaatatttttttaaaggaaaaaaaaaagacacatagggtttatatatattttttttttattctatttttgacTGCTTAAAACATATTCATAGCACAGCCAATTTTCTCcatatattttcaataattttaattatattcaccaattaatttattttatttatttatttcccaacAAAATCCTTGATAGCTTTTACGTCATTGTCAAAGAAAATACTTCCGTTTTGCTTTGaacacttcaaaataagaggTGCAATGgcttaaaaatcaattttaatcaACATATATCCCTCAAAATCCCCAAatgttgtatgttttgttaaaatacagcttttaaaataatatattgacACTGTCGCATGCTGGAGCAATGACAGTTTACAatttgaaatggaaatatttattgaaataatttgAGTAATTAGCACTACAgcaaataattagaaaaattaTAATGTTAAACATATTCGCGTCCTTCtggttacttatttttatttattctttttttttttaaattatttatattgtttatttatttgtggcaaaaGGACCGAGGTCATTTGAGGTGAACCGTTTTATTGTGAAGGACGTGGCACGGAAGTGTTGAGGACAACAACGTAATCTTTGACCAAATGGTGCAAATGGCGATTCTCAGAGGAGCTACAGTGTGTTTTCCTTTTAGATTAATAATCTTGTTGTTGtctattatttcttttacatGTCTGCCCTTTAATTCTCCAGCCAAGAGAAACGACCGACCCATTATTGGTAAGTTCATCGACACCTTATTAACGTTAAATTAAGCTTGTGACGTATTTTGACCAAActaactgttgttgtttttgtttataaagtgacagctaactgctaacagaAGTGTTAAACTggtcttgtttttctctctaaagGTGTTCTGGCTCAAGAGGTTAAATACCCAAAAGGAAATGAAACCTCGTATATCGCTGCCTCTTATGTGAAGACTCTGGAGTCAGCAGGAGCCAGGGTCGTACCTGTCATGTGAgttattatacacacacacacacacacacacacacatatatatacaattttcCAAACTGTCAATCAGATACTTGCTTTGTTGTGATGTCTat includes these proteins:
- the LOC121960965 gene encoding apolipoprotein D-like, with protein sequence MDFQSKGQAGFFGNLDMKAFKVLFVLLLTASAVDSQSFHTGKCPQPSVQEDFDVTKYMGTWYEIEKLPAMFERGKCNQATYTLLADGTVQVYNSELLSDGKINSIKGVASIKNSSQPAILDVSFFKGLPHSPYWVLSTDYQSFALVYSCIDYYGLFHVDFAWILARARALTEDVIGQLHNELTAAGVNTNRLTVSNQTGCDVMTKGPRSFEVNRFIVKDVARKC